Genomic window (Lampris incognitus isolate fLamInc1 chromosome 3, fLamInc1.hap2, whole genome shotgun sequence):
ACCCAGCTGTCAAGATGCTTTTTATTTCACAAAACAAGGAGACGTGTGCGCTAGTTGTTCAAATGTTCTCATGGTGGTGAAAGTTGCAAGCTGTACACCTGTAGATATCCGAGACCGAGCGACAGTAGAAATGACAATCGTCCAGTCACAGCGTATGTTTTAGCTGAGGCTAACCTGACCAGGCCTTGTGGAACATCTTATAACTTACTGAGTGATTCTTCATGCAAGGAACGGAAAAGATTTACCAAATTGCAATCTGTAAAATTAGAGTAATTCATATAATATTGTAAACTTTTTGTCCAGTGACATAAATGGCAATAAAAGTATTGTGGGTTATATTTTTAGAGGATTGTGTCCCCAAGTTTCATTTATTTCTTTGCCTTGTGAGTGAACGTCCGTGACAGTTTCAGGGATGTAAAATGGCTCATTTGTTTTCTTGGTTGAACAACGTGGCCACTCCACACCGCTCAGACATCTACGGCAGTCGACTTACAAAGAgaaatcccagatagcatccggatgcggGCCacatcaggcaatgatgcagcactgatggccttcttctggccctgacaaaatggatgtgagcctgaagtggcccacattgtATAATATCAAATATGGCCAAATATGCCACATCAAAtgggggccttttctggcaaagatacGGTGCTCTCggaaacatgtaatctggatgtgaccctgaagtggcctgtgtggtaaatggtgaatatggcccaaatatcacaaaaccaatatgggccacctttggcaaatatgtggcacatgcggcattgctatggcttggttctggcccagatctggcagacaggagcggaccacccaagtgtcaTCAtgccacacggtatgtgggccggatgaaagtgtcgggtgtgggacgggtccaggccacagcaattttgctatctgggattacAACAAAAacagcgtctgggtagcgtagcgatctttCTCAGTatccccgttgcctaccaacacggggatccggttcgaatacccatgttacctccggcttggtcagccatccctacagataattggctgtgcctgcgggtgggaagccagacttgggtagtatgtgtcctggttactgcactagcgcctcctctggtcggtcggggcacctgttcggggtggggtgagggggaatagcgtgattctcccacatgctatgtccccctggtgaaactcctcactgtcaggtgaaaagaagcggctggtgactgcagccctccccggatcggcagagggggtggagcagcaactacgacagctcggaagagtggggtaattggccgggtacaattggggagaaaaaggggggtgggggggtcaaaaaaataaaaataaaaattagaaCAAAGAGtcgctgaagaagaagaaggtccttttttatttttttacagatTCAACCCAGCGTATAGCAAAAAACAAAGCAGTTAGTCAGAAAAATATCTACTTACAAAACACAAAAAGCAAAGCCGCCCGCTTTGCCTCCCATGTGGCCCGAGACTTGTCTGCGTGACGACCTCATAAAATCCACAGTCTGAAGATTAAGACTGACTCAAGAGTTACAGGAATAGTGGGAACACTGAGAACAATTGCAAAAAAGAGACCCCCCAAACTGGAGTCATGAATAGAAAAATAAAGCTTTTGTTTGTATCACTAAAAGAAGTTGCCGTGTGAGTGGTACACGGCATCATCACCACACTTGGCAGGTTGGCTATAGAGCAAAGAGGGCAACCGTACAACGTAAAAACTACTTGCAGTAATATCAGATTATATAGTTTAGATATGGCTTCTCAGTTATATGTAGACACAgtaatacacaaaacacacaccgaCGAGATTTAACACACTACCTGCCTGGCCTTTCATAAAGCATCTAACACTGGAGTGCTGCTCAGGGGTCTGGGTATGCAGTCAGGATGAATACAAATGGCATGAGGAGGATTTGTACTCCTTGATGAGCACTCTGTTCTAGATCGCTTTATAATGGACCTGGGTTTATTTAAAGGGCCGGCTGCTTAGTATTCAACTTCTGCCTGTGTTTTAGTGTTCTGCCTTGAGTGCTCTAATCACTAATGTGCATTTGATATGGTCGActatactgtgactgcaggtgggTCTCCCAAATGCACACTCCTAAGTATGTGAGAACTTTGGGAAAACGTAGCCCCGGAGGTGACAATGTGACACGTGTTTGCAGGTTTACATCAGTACAGCAGATTAGGTTAAGGCAGCTGTCCAGCTAAATCCCTTGCTctcttccatatatatatatatatatatatatatgtgtgtatagttCTGGATCTGGAGTTTTGGATGAGCACCCAAAACACCCTGAGGGATTCCAGTTCTGTGTGTGGCTCTTGATGGAGCTGAGTTGTTGTGGTTTGTCATGGTTTTTCAACTTCATATTTACACCACTACatagactgcagtataaataacaGAATATTTAACCGGGCATACATTTacatctgacaaaaaaaaaaaaaatcccttctaCAAACTTCCTTACGTAGCAGTCGCTTTGTACATGAACTATTTATTTGTCTCCTAAACATCACCTCTGGATGTCATTCGTTATATACTCAAAAAATACGCTCAAAAATACGCTCAGACATCCAAACGATGTACAGTGGTGTGCAGTTGAAACCTCCCATGCAAACATGTAGTGAAACCCTTTGTCCTATACTAGTGCATAATCAAACTGGCCCCTCTCCAGCCCCTCCTTGTGGTCGGTCCAGGATGATGCAGGCATGCGGCTGTAGGGGTCCAGCAGGATTCTGAAACACCTGACCAGCAGGAAGACCAGGAAGAGCATGAGGAGACCTACAAAGGCCAAGGCAGTACGCTGCTCAGCATCCATCCCGCCCAAGGCCAGCGGGGGACCACCGCTGCTGCCAGGACCCCCGGGGAGAGAGGAGCTGGCCGGAGACAGAAGCAATTCATAGTCCATGGTGGGGGCATTGTTCATCCTCCACGGGGCCCGAAGGCAGGGCTTACACACTGACTGGATGGTGGGTGTGGTGGGTGGAGGTGCAGTAAAGGAAGGGAAGCTGTTCATGAGGGGTGCTGGGTCAAACCGTTGGTGCTCTGCAGGGTGGAGTTTCCTGAAGTGGCAAGAGAGGCGGCGGGTCTTATCGTGCTACGGCCTACTAGTAATGACAAACCCCTAAAGATGTGGTGGAGTGTTTGTCAGCTGTTGCAGTGATGAATTGGAAATTCAGTGGGGAAAGTCCTTTGATACTGTAGATCTCGTTTTCCAGAGAGAAGCTGCTCGTGGCCGTTGATCCTTGCAGAGCAACTGACCAATGCTAATATAACAAAGGTGAGTTAGTGAATAAGTCAGTAGGTAGGTAAGTAAAAGTACCGTGCCACAACCCTCATTGACGAGACTGACGTGTTTGCCGGTGTTCTCCTCGGAGAAGGACTTTGCTGACACACCTCCCCAGGCCGGCCAGTTTGTTTTTTCACGTCTATAGGTCAGCCAAGGTGACATCGGAAAGACAGGACCGGCCCTAATCTCCAATGACAAGGTGACAGACACAAAACTAGCGTTTCAAATGACATGCGGGCTACTTCTTAGACACACGTTGAGTAACTGACTAAGCGGTCCGATTAAGCTCTATGGCCTCTGGACGGCCGGCGCGGTGTGAGTAAATCTGAGACACAGTGCCACATCAAGTCTCATTCTCAATATCAGTCAAAACAGACGGGTCATGATGCTTCCACCTGTGAGCACCATCGCACCAACATATGCAGGGACACAACAGCCCAGATTCATTTGTCCTCCACTACAGCATCTCAGATCACAGTGAAGATCAGGCTTCTGTATGGGAGGAAGTCCTATGCAGATGGACGTCTGAtaatcagatgtgtgtgtgtgtgtgtgtgtgtgtgtgtgtgtgtgtgtgtgtgtgtgtgtgtgtacaaaccgTACAGCGTGGGCAAAAGAAGTGGGTGTATAACACGCACAAAGCTATTTATAGCATCTGCTGagagtgtgtctgtctctctgtatatctccaagtgtgtgtgtgtgtgtgtgtgtgtgtgtgtgtgtgtgtgtgtgtgtgtgtgtgtttctgtgaggCTAATTAAATCAGGAGGTGAGTGGATCAATGGCCCTGAATGTGTAACAGTGCAACAGCTTGCTGGCTTTTGCTTTTAAACAAGCATTATTCCCTCAGCCTGGCTAGCTGAGCTATGATAAGTGGGTCAGACTTTATAGAGCTGTCAAATGAATCATCCTTTACCTGGTCATTCCCCCGTCGTGGATAATCTGTTAACAACCCCACCTCTTTTCATAAAAACAGAGGCACCAAGAGGTAGAGAACGAGTCAAAGTCTATCGAGGGCGTGACTGCAGCTGCTTAGTCACGTTTCTGTCTGTCAGTTATTGTCGGCGGGCCGTTATTGATGAAACTTGTCCCTAGTCGGTGTCGCCTTTGACAGAGAATAGAGTGTACGCAATGAAATATCTATCTATGGCTCTTATCCAGCTGTCTTCAGCGGGCATGGCCGTGCAGCTTGGACACATTTGTCATCTTCAGGCGTCTCGGGCTGGACAGGTGCGCCTCTTTGTTAACCCTTCAGGTCCTCCGGTCTTCACGTCCTGAAAGCAAAACAAGCACGTGGTCAGAAATGATCATGGATCACTGTCCGTCAGTGGCGACATCGAGTTTTATCTGTGCAATATGACAAATGTATATAGTCAAATGAAACAATAAAGGAGTGCAAGGTCTTTCCATTAGGTTTAAGTGTTTCTA
Coding sequences:
- the LOC130110720 gene encoding cortexin-1-like, coding for MNSFPSFTAPPPTTPTIQSVCKPCLRAPWRMNNAPTMDYELLLSPASSSLPGGPGSSGGPPLALGGMDAEQRTALAFVGLLMLFLVFLLVRCFRILLDPYSRMPASSWTDHKEGLERGQFDYALV